From the genome of Chelonoidis abingdonii isolate Lonesome George chromosome 25, CheloAbing_2.0, whole genome shotgun sequence, one region includes:
- the PITHD1 gene encoding PITH domain-containing protein 1, producing the protein MGEDDDTHPSEMRLFKNIPHMSFDDTAREPDQMFSLNRDLTGELEYPTKIARFSNIYHLSIHISKNFGAETTKIFYIGLRGEWTEAYRHEVTICNYEASANPADHKIDQIMPETHFIS; encoded by the exons ATGGGAGAGGATGATGATACACACCCGTCAGAGATGAGACT GTTCAAGAACATTCCTCACATGTCATTTGATGACACAGCCAGAGAACCAGATCAGATGTTCAGTCTGAATCGAGATCTAACAGGAGAACTGGAGTATCCCACAAA AATTGCTCGTTTCTCAAACATTTACCATCTCTCCATCCACATTTCCAAGAATTTTGGAGCTGAGACAACAAAGATCTTTTATATAGGCCTGAGGGGAGAGTGGACAGAG GCTTATCGACATGAAGTGACCATCTGCAACTATGAAGCATCAGCAAACCCAGCTGACCACAAAATTGATCAGATCATGCCGGAGACCCACTTCATTTCCTAA
- the ELOA gene encoding elongin-A isoform X1, translating into MAESVLEVVGKLQSRLSGSSEPKKLLKSLKRLSELPITVDILVETGVGKTVNGLRKHELVGDFAKNLVARWKKLVPVPQEVERNNIDSEERDYERSSSRKRQREPSPKEDEEAEQDYSEAFQPSCSQSCEPNYREKKAKRYSEPDRAHEAIGYGSQEDKGWGRASPVHSSDQEYSDYGHALSPELRESPQELYMDHSASEEQEVEQTMFHQKANKGHSFQDKLVGSHERNPSESQDKGNLTRSKEHKSSHKEKQRLDSKGDVRTSAFSPERLHKSSFKEQVREAPGGSKEKLRTLDGTKREKNRESGGSRKEKSQPHLEEAVDNHKKQKHRDSEKAKLEKSRLSLEISNVDREKRKLEGNSSNRSKEKGLSSSLKTTEGKSKASDSDKKSVGFSPSFGEVEVEDEYEQPKMSFESYLSYDQPQKKKKKVVKSPAPPAPERNRGHGKQNGSKASTKSSDSSRKNTSHKQTGEKRAEKKQSGTSKPKKIPIDVMPTLPDIPLPAIQANYRPLPSLELITFSQTKRKTVSSPIEEGEAGFTGRRLNSKMQVYSGSKSAYLPKMMSLYEQCIRVLNNNIDSIYEVGGVPFSVLEPVLERCTPDQLYRIEECNHVLIEDTDQLWHNHCIRDFKKEKPEEFESWREMYLRLHDAREQRLLMLTQNIRSAHANKPKGRVAKMAFVNSAAKPPRDVRRRQEKFGTGGADVPEKIKIKPVLFTPGRSYAQSEEEQSYDGPSTSSAHSGPSPGSTSSGYDPRKPPVKKIAPMMAKTIKAFKNRFSRR; encoded by the exons ATGGCGGAATCTGTGCTGGAAGTTGTGGGGAAGCTGCAGTCGCGACTCTCGGGCAGTTCGGAACCCAAGAAG CTGCTGAAAAGCCTGAAGAGACTTTCTGAGTTGCCTATCACGGTTGACATCCTTGTG GAGACTGGTGTTgggaagactgtgaatggtttaCGGAAACATGAACTGGTGGGAGACTTTGCCAAGAACTTAGTAGCCAGATGGAAGAAGCTGGTGCCAGTCCCTCAAGAAGTAGAGCG AAATAATATTGATTCAGAAGAACGTGACTATGAGAGAAGCAGTTCTAGGAAACGGCAGCGAGAGCCTTCCCCAAAAGAGGACGAGGAAGCTGAGCAGGACTATTCGGAAGCATTCCAGCCTTCCTGCAGCCAATCATGTGAGCCAAACTACAGAGAGAAGAAGGCCAAAAGGTATTCAGAGCCTGACAGAGCCCATGAGGCAATCGGCTATGGCAGCCAGGAGGacaagggctggggcagagcttcCCCAGTGCACTCCTCAGATCAGGAATACTCAGACTATGGGCACGCTTTGTCACCTGAGCTGAGGGAGAGCCCTCAGGAACTGTACATGGATCACTCTGCCTCTGAGGAACAAGAGGTGGAGCAGACAATGTTTCATCAGAAAGCTAATAAAGGCCACAGCTTTCAGGACAAGCTGGTGGGAAGCCATGAAAGGAATCCCAGCGAATCCCAAGACAAAGGAAACCTGACTCGGAGCAAAGAGCACAAGTCCTCTCACAAGGAGAAGCAGAGACTGGACAGCAAGGGGGACGTGAGGACCTCTGCCTTTAGCCCAGAAAGACTGCACAAGTCCTCTTTCAAGGAGCAGGTCCGAGAGGCTCCAGGTGGCAGCAAGGAGAAGCTCAGGACTTTAGACGGCACCAAGAGAGAGAAGAACAGAGAAAGTGGGGGCTCCAGGAAAGAAAAGTCACAACCTCACTTGGAGGAGGCTGTTGACAACCATAAGAAGCAAAAACATCGGGACTCTGAGAAAGCCAAACTGGAAAAGTCCAGGCTAAGCCTGGAGATATCCAACGTGGATCGGGAGAAACGGAAGTTAGAGGGTAACTCCTCAAACAGGAGCAAAGAGAAAGGGCTTTCTAGCAGCTTAAAGACTACTGAGGGCAAATCCAAAGCCTCTGACTCAGACAAAAAATCTGTGGGTTTCTCACCGAGTTTTGGGGAGGTGGAAGTGGAGGATGAATATGAGCAGCCTAAAATGTCTTTTGAGTCATACCTCAGCTATGACCAGCcccagaaaaagaagaaaaaagtggtTAAatcccctgctcctccagcccctgaGAGAAACAGAGGGCATGGCAAGCAAAATGGGTCTAAAGCCAGCACCAAGAGCTCCGACTCGAGCCGAAAGAATACAAGTCACAAGCAGACAGGCGAGAAAAGGGCAGAGAAGAAGCAATCTGGGACATCCAAACCAAAAAAG ATCCCCATTGATGTGATGCCAACGTTACCAGATATCCCTTTGCCTGCAATTCAGGCCAATTATCGTCCACTTCCCTCTCTTGAGTTGATTACGTTCTCCCAGACAAAGAGAAAAA CAGTGTCCTCGCCCATTGAGGAGGGTGAGGCTGGCTTTACAGGACGCAGGCTGAATTCCAAGATGCAAGTGTATTCGGGCTCTAAATCTGCCTACCTCCCCAAGATGATGTCTCTATATGAGCAGTGCATCAGAGTCCTCAACAACAATATTGACT CAATCTATGAAGTCGGTGGAGTTCCTTTTTCGGTGTTGGAGCCGGTATTGGAGAGATGCACCCCTGATCAACTGTATCGCATTGAGGAATGTAATCAC GTTTTAATTGAGGACACGGATCAGCTGTGGCACAATCACTGCATCCGGGACTTCAAGAAGGAGAAGCCAGAAGAGTTTGAGTCCTGGAGGGAGATGTACCTTCGGCTCCACGATGCCCGAGAACAGCGGCTGCTCATGTTAACACAGAACATCCGCTCAGCTCATGCCAACAAACCCAAAG GCAGAGTGGCCAAGATGGCATTTGTCAATTCAGCAGCAAAGCCCCCTCGGGATGTGCGGAGGAGACAAGAGAAAtttggaactggaggagctgatGTACCAGAGAAGATCAA GATAAAACCAGTCCTGTTCACACCTGGTAGAAGTTATGCCCAGTCTGAGGAGGAGCAGTCCTATGATGGGCCCAGCACCAGCAGTGCCCATTCTGGTCCATCCCCAGGCAGCACCAGCTCTGGCTATGACCCCAGGAAACCACCAGTTAAGA AAATTGCACCCATGATGGCAAAGACTATCAAAGCATTCAAAAACAGGTTCTCTCGAAGATAA
- the ELOA gene encoding elongin-A isoform X2 — MAESVLEVVGKLQSRLSGSSEPKKLLKSLKRLSELPITVDILVETGVGKTVNGLRKHELVGDFAKNLVARWKKLVPVPQEVERNNIDSEERDYERSSSRKRQREPSPKEDEEAEQDYSEAFQPSCSQSCEPNYREKKAKRYSEPDRAHEAIGYGSQEDKGWGRASPVHSSDQEYSDYGHALSPELRESPQELYMDHSASEEQEVEQTMFHQKANKGHSFQDKLVGSHERNPSESQDKGNLTRSKEHKSSHKEKQRLDSKGDVRTSAFSPERLHKSSFKEQVREAPGGSKEKLRTLDGTKREKNRESGGSRKEKSQPHLEEAVDNHKKQKHRDSEKAKLEKSRLSLEISNVDREKRKLEGNSSNRSKEKGLSSSLKTTEGKSKASDSDKKSVGFSPSFGEVEVEDEYEQPKMSFESYLSYDQPQKKKKKVVKSPAPPAPERNRGHGKQNGSKASTKSSDSSRKNTSHKQTGEKRAEKKQSGTSKPKKIPIDVMPTLPDIPLPAIQANYRPLPSLELITFSQTKRKMSSPIEEGEAGFTGRRLNSKMQVYSGSKSAYLPKMMSLYEQCIRVLNNNIDSIYEVGGVPFSVLEPVLERCTPDQLYRIEECNHVLIEDTDQLWHNHCIRDFKKEKPEEFESWREMYLRLHDAREQRLLMLTQNIRSAHANKPKGRVAKMAFVNSAAKPPRDVRRRQEKFGTGGADVPEKIKIKPVLFTPGRSYAQSEEEQSYDGPSTSSAHSGPSPGSTSSGYDPRKPPVKKIAPMMAKTIKAFKNRFSRR, encoded by the exons ATGGCGGAATCTGTGCTGGAAGTTGTGGGGAAGCTGCAGTCGCGACTCTCGGGCAGTTCGGAACCCAAGAAG CTGCTGAAAAGCCTGAAGAGACTTTCTGAGTTGCCTATCACGGTTGACATCCTTGTG GAGACTGGTGTTgggaagactgtgaatggtttaCGGAAACATGAACTGGTGGGAGACTTTGCCAAGAACTTAGTAGCCAGATGGAAGAAGCTGGTGCCAGTCCCTCAAGAAGTAGAGCG AAATAATATTGATTCAGAAGAACGTGACTATGAGAGAAGCAGTTCTAGGAAACGGCAGCGAGAGCCTTCCCCAAAAGAGGACGAGGAAGCTGAGCAGGACTATTCGGAAGCATTCCAGCCTTCCTGCAGCCAATCATGTGAGCCAAACTACAGAGAGAAGAAGGCCAAAAGGTATTCAGAGCCTGACAGAGCCCATGAGGCAATCGGCTATGGCAGCCAGGAGGacaagggctggggcagagcttcCCCAGTGCACTCCTCAGATCAGGAATACTCAGACTATGGGCACGCTTTGTCACCTGAGCTGAGGGAGAGCCCTCAGGAACTGTACATGGATCACTCTGCCTCTGAGGAACAAGAGGTGGAGCAGACAATGTTTCATCAGAAAGCTAATAAAGGCCACAGCTTTCAGGACAAGCTGGTGGGAAGCCATGAAAGGAATCCCAGCGAATCCCAAGACAAAGGAAACCTGACTCGGAGCAAAGAGCACAAGTCCTCTCACAAGGAGAAGCAGAGACTGGACAGCAAGGGGGACGTGAGGACCTCTGCCTTTAGCCCAGAAAGACTGCACAAGTCCTCTTTCAAGGAGCAGGTCCGAGAGGCTCCAGGTGGCAGCAAGGAGAAGCTCAGGACTTTAGACGGCACCAAGAGAGAGAAGAACAGAGAAAGTGGGGGCTCCAGGAAAGAAAAGTCACAACCTCACTTGGAGGAGGCTGTTGACAACCATAAGAAGCAAAAACATCGGGACTCTGAGAAAGCCAAACTGGAAAAGTCCAGGCTAAGCCTGGAGATATCCAACGTGGATCGGGAGAAACGGAAGTTAGAGGGTAACTCCTCAAACAGGAGCAAAGAGAAAGGGCTTTCTAGCAGCTTAAAGACTACTGAGGGCAAATCCAAAGCCTCTGACTCAGACAAAAAATCTGTGGGTTTCTCACCGAGTTTTGGGGAGGTGGAAGTGGAGGATGAATATGAGCAGCCTAAAATGTCTTTTGAGTCATACCTCAGCTATGACCAGCcccagaaaaagaagaaaaaagtggtTAAatcccctgctcctccagcccctgaGAGAAACAGAGGGCATGGCAAGCAAAATGGGTCTAAAGCCAGCACCAAGAGCTCCGACTCGAGCCGAAAGAATACAAGTCACAAGCAGACAGGCGAGAAAAGGGCAGAGAAGAAGCAATCTGGGACATCCAAACCAAAAAAG ATCCCCATTGATGTGATGCCAACGTTACCAGATATCCCTTTGCCTGCAATTCAGGCCAATTATCGTCCACTTCCCTCTCTTGAGTTGATTACGTTCTCCCAGACAAAGAGAAAAA TGTCCTCGCCCATTGAGGAGGGTGAGGCTGGCTTTACAGGACGCAGGCTGAATTCCAAGATGCAAGTGTATTCGGGCTCTAAATCTGCCTACCTCCCCAAGATGATGTCTCTATATGAGCAGTGCATCAGAGTCCTCAACAACAATATTGACT CAATCTATGAAGTCGGTGGAGTTCCTTTTTCGGTGTTGGAGCCGGTATTGGAGAGATGCACCCCTGATCAACTGTATCGCATTGAGGAATGTAATCAC GTTTTAATTGAGGACACGGATCAGCTGTGGCACAATCACTGCATCCGGGACTTCAAGAAGGAGAAGCCAGAAGAGTTTGAGTCCTGGAGGGAGATGTACCTTCGGCTCCACGATGCCCGAGAACAGCGGCTGCTCATGTTAACACAGAACATCCGCTCAGCTCATGCCAACAAACCCAAAG GCAGAGTGGCCAAGATGGCATTTGTCAATTCAGCAGCAAAGCCCCCTCGGGATGTGCGGAGGAGACAAGAGAAAtttggaactggaggagctgatGTACCAGAGAAGATCAA GATAAAACCAGTCCTGTTCACACCTGGTAGAAGTTATGCCCAGTCTGAGGAGGAGCAGTCCTATGATGGGCCCAGCACCAGCAGTGCCCATTCTGGTCCATCCCCAGGCAGCACCAGCTCTGGCTATGACCCCAGGAAACCACCAGTTAAGA AAATTGCACCCATGATGGCAAAGACTATCAAAGCATTCAAAAACAGGTTCTCTCGAAGATAA